CCTTGCCCATCTGCATTTTCTACATCTCTCACCACATCTCTGTCACCTGGCCCATATGCCTTTATATTTCCGTACTTACCTACTAATTTCTACATACAGGACACTATGTACACTTACTAAGCTGCAGCACCATCCAACCGTTGTTGCAGCAGGTGACTCTGACTCAGCATCGCCAATCATACCCTCTACAACCAGAAGAGAAAAGACTCTTTGATGTTCATCGTAAGCTGCCTTCGGATTGGACAATATTTTTGCATTTTCCAGGTGTGAAAAATTCATAATGAGAACAGGACATCCGAAGTATGATAAAATGGTGAAGTTGATTTTACATGATAAACTCCCTACCTGATAGTTTACCAACAAAAGGATTTAGCATTAGCAGTAATATTTGTCATTAAAGACAACTGTTCAACTTATAAACGTTCCGGAAATCGTTTTAAAGTGCGAACCGAACGATTTATTATCGGTTTTACTGAAGAAGGACATTCGGTTGTATTGCTACCATCATTGCACGCCTGTATATATTAGACTTTCCCCAGAGACGTCTTTCTCAATTTAGAAATATCGAAGGATAATTAGTTATGGAACAAGAAATCGATTACGAGTCCCTACCCGAATCAGCACCTTTAGGTTATCAGCTGACCGCTGGGGCATTTGCTGGGATAATGGAGCATTCGATTATGTTTCCGATTGATGCGATAAAAACTAGAATACAAGCTGCTAATAGTATTGTGGGTGGGGCCAAGAATGCTCCGCCGCCTAATATGTTGGCTTACATAGCCAAAATATCGACCACTGAGGGATCTTTGGCGCTTTGGAAGGGTGTGCAGTCCGTGATTTTGGGTGCGGGTCCTGCTCATGCAGTTTACTTTGCGACTTATGAGGTTTGTAAGtttaatttaattaatGCTGAAGATATGCAAACTCATCAGCCGTTAAAAACAGCTCTCAGTGGTACTGCAGCGACAATTGCGGCGGATGCGTTGATGAATCCCTTTGATACAATTAAACAAAGATTACAATTACATTCTAATGATTCTATGGTGAAATGTGCATTACGTATTTATCAAAATGAAGGGTATGCtgcatttttttattcatacCCAACTACCATTGCCATGAATATACCTTTTGCAGCATTGAATTTTGTGATTTAtgaatcttcaataaaattTGTCAATCCCTCAAACAGTTACAGTCCCTGGATTCATTGTCTATGTGGTGGTATTTCAGGTGCTACATGTGCTGCTATTACTACTCCCTTGGATTGTGTAAAAACGGTCCTGCAAGTTCGTGGTTCTGATACTGTTCAAAGCCAGATTTTTAGACGAGCGGATACTTTTAAGAAGGCTGCATCTGCGATCTATCAGACATATGGATGGAAAGGATTCTGGAGGGGCTTGAAGCCAAGAGTAGTTAGTAACATGCCAGCTACTGCCATTTCGTGGACTACATATGAATTCGCGAAGCATTTCCTGTTTAAGTTCGAATAGGTGAAAGTATCTAGCACTATTATTAAGATTCTCCTATAAccaataattcatcatctctAGGTTGTTAAATTGTTATATATTGTTACTTTTAAGTAACTCCGTACAATCTTATAATATCGCATTG
This Eremothecium cymbalariae DBVPG#7215 chromosome 5, complete sequence DNA region includes the following protein-coding sequences:
- a CDS encoding uncharacterized protein (similar to Ashbya gossypii ACR260W), whose amino-acid sequence is MEQEIDYESLPESAPLGYQLTAGAFAGIMEHSIMFPIDAIKTRIQAANSIVGGAKNAPPPNMLAYIAKISTTEGSLALWKGVQSVILGAGPAHAVYFATYEVCKFNLINAEDMQTHQPLKTALSGTAATIAADALMNPFDTIKQRLQLHSNDSMVKCALRIYQNEGYAAFFYSYPTTIAMNIPFAALNFVIYESSIKFVNPSNSYSPWIHCLCGGISGATCAAITTPLDCVKTVLQVRGSDTVQSQIFRRADTFKKAASAIYQTYGWKGFWRGLKPRVVSNMPATAISWTTYEFAKHFLFKFE